GAGGTAGCGCGCCACGACCTGGCCCTCGCCCTCGATCCGGGCGAGGGTCTCGGCGTCGGCGACGAAGCCGCCCTCGCCGTTCTTGAGCACGATCCGGATCTCCTGGCCCTGCTCGTAGGCCGAGGTCCAGGCGGTGCGGTTGTTCTCGATGCGGAGCAGCTGGTCGCGGCACACGAACTTGCGGTGGTCGTTGCGGATCAGCGCGCCGGGCAGCAGGTGGGACTCGCAGAGGATCTGGAAGCCGTTGCAGATGCCGAGCACCGGCATGCCGGCGGCGGCCGCCTCGACGACCTTGCCCATCGCCGGGGCGAACCGGGAGATGGCGCCGCAGCGCAGGTAGTCGCCGTACGAGAAGCCACCCGGGAGGATGACCGCGTCGACGCCCTTGAGGTCAGCGTCCCCGTGCCAGAGGGCAACGGCCTCGTTGCCGCCGATCCGGACCGCGCGCTGCGCGTCGACGTCGTCGAGGGAGCCCGGGAAGGTGACGACGCCGATCCTCACTGCTCGACGCTCACGGTGTAGTTCTCGATGACCGGGTTCGAGAGCAGCGTCTCCGCCATCTTCTCGACCTCGGCGAGCACGGCGTCGGTGACGTCGCCCTCGAGCTCGATCTCGAACCGCTTGCCCTGGCGGACGTCGGTGACGCCGGTGAAGCCCAGCCGGGGCAGTGCGCCCTGGACGGCCTTCCCCTGGGGGTCGAGGATCTCGGGCTTCGGCATGACAGCAACGACGACTCGGGCCACGGCCCGCAGTCTAGTGCCGCCGGGCGCTGGGACCGATTCGCGGTCGCCGTCGCGGACACGGCCGGCCGGCCGCCCGATCAGCCGCGGCGCCACACGCTCGGCGCGACGCCGTGCTTGCGCTTGAAGGCGCGGCTGAAGGCCTCCTCCGACTCGTAGCCGACCCGTCGGGCGATCACGGCGACGCCGAGGTGGGTGGTGGCCAGCAGGTCCTGGGCGACGTGCATCCGCCAGGTCGTCAGATAGCGGATCGGGGGCATCCCGAGGACGCTGCGGAAGCGGTGGTCGAGCAGAGACGCGGAGACCCGGCAGGCGCTGGCGAGCTCGCGGACCGTCCAGTGCTCCTCCGGGGCCCGGTGGATCGCCGCCACCGCCGGGGCGACCACCGGGTCGCGCAGCGCCCGCACGAAGCCTCGGTCGGCGGCCGGCGCGCTCGCGAGGTGCAACCGGAGCACCTCGAGCAGGAGCAGCCGGACCAGCTCGCGGGGCGTCTCGGCGTGGCCCGGGTCGACCAGGCCGGTGCGCTGGAGCGCGTAGTCGACGCTGGCCCGGACCCACTGGGCGGCAGCCCCCTCGAGGCGTACGACGAGCACAGGAGGCAGCGCCCGCAGCGCCGGGTCGAACAGCGGGTCCTCGCAGGTGATGTAGCCGCACACGATGTGCGTGAGCTCGCCGCCCTCGCCGTGCTCGATGAACGGCATCCGGGTCCACGGCGGCTGCGGCACCAGGCCGCCGACCTCGACCACGACCGCGTCCCGGGTGCCGCCCATCCGGTGGCGGTCGCCGTACGGCAGCACGATGACGTCGCCGGCCTCGGCCCAGTGCCGCTCGTCGCCGACCTCGATCCAGCAGCGCCCGGCGTCGACCAGGTGGAAGGGGACGATCCGGCGCGCCTCGGGGGCCAGGAGGGCGCCCAGGTCGGCGTTGGGGACCGACCGGAACGCCCAGGCCTCGGTGTAGTGCGCGCGCAGGAAGATCGCGCCGCCGACCTGCAGGCCGTCCAGGGCGGTCCCGAGTGCGTCCGTGGGTTCTTGGTCAGGTAGTTCGGGGGCACGGTCATGGTCCACGGGCGACCGAGCCACGAGCCTGATTGTGGCAGACATCCACCGAGCGAAGGAACGAGACGATGGCACTCTTCATGGACGTGCACGACACCCTGCCCGACGGCGCCACCGCGGCCGATGTCGCGGGTGCCCACGCCGAGGACCTGCGGGTGCAGGCCCAGTACGGCGTGGAGTACAAGAGCTACTGGGTCGACGAGACGGCCGGCAAGGTCTTCTGCCTCGTCGAGGCCCCCGACGCGGAGACCGCCGCCCGGGTGCACCGCGAGGCCCACGGCCTGCTCGCCGACCACATCTACGAGGTCACCGAGGGCAGGTGAGCCTGGAATCACCAGGCCGAGCCGCGCGCCGGGCAGACTGGGGCCATGAGCAACCCCACTCCCGGCGCGTTCTCGCGCTCCCTGCTGGCGCTCGA
The genomic region above belongs to Nocardioides sp. QY071 and contains:
- the purQ gene encoding phosphoribosylformylglycinamidine synthase subunit PurQ, giving the protein MRIGVVTFPGSLDDVDAQRAVRIGGNEAVALWHGDADLKGVDAVILPGGFSYGDYLRCGAISRFAPAMGKVVEAAAAGMPVLGICNGFQILCESHLLPGALIRNDHRKFVCRDQLLRIENNRTAWTSAYEQGQEIRIVLKNGEGGFVADAETLARIEGEGQVVARYLEVNPNGSLDDIAGVTNARGNVVGLMPHPEHAVEELTGSGLDGLGFFTSLVETAFA
- the purS gene encoding phosphoribosylformylglycinamidine synthase subunit PurS, with the protein product MARVVVAVMPKPEILDPQGKAVQGALPRLGFTGVTDVRQGKRFEIELEGDVTDAVLAEVEKMAETLLSNPVIENYTVSVEQ
- a CDS encoding AraC family transcriptional regulator, which codes for MARSPVDHDRAPELPDQEPTDALGTALDGLQVGGAIFLRAHYTEAWAFRSVPNADLGALLAPEARRIVPFHLVDAGRCWIEVGDERHWAEAGDVIVLPYGDRHRMGGTRDAVVVEVGGLVPQPPWTRMPFIEHGEGGELTHIVCGYITCEDPLFDPALRALPPVLVVRLEGAAAQWVRASVDYALQRTGLVDPGHAETPRELVRLLLLEVLRLHLASAPAADRGFVRALRDPVVAPAVAAIHRAPEEHWTVRELASACRVSASLLDHRFRSVLGMPPIRYLTTWRMHVAQDLLATTHLGVAVIARRVGYESEEAFSRAFKRKHGVAPSVWRRG
- a CDS encoding DUF4242 domain-containing protein produces the protein MALFMDVHDTLPDGATAADVAGAHAEDLRVQAQYGVEYKSYWVDETAGKVFCLVEAPDAETAARVHREAHGLLADHIYEVTEGR